The following coding sequences lie in one Bacteroidales bacterium genomic window:
- a CDS encoding porin: MRRVVAAILFAFLFLPNILLAQDAFPTVRLKFDTRFDFTAKVPSQDSLSALSSFDGKYLNIILQGEITKKFSYNYRQRMILDSKPTYQSFFNATDWLFLTYKINKNFSVSGGKQVVAIGGFEYDSAPIDLYFWSTFWNNVTCYQIGGTVNYKTTDDKHTIGFQITNSPFTAETLQSLYSYNLIWYGTFNRFNTIYSLNRIEVEKGHYINYITLGNRFSVRNFSVEVDLMDRFSDHQKNLLSDYSVIGNFKCSVKNKIKVFVKAGYDENNAQKPTDPFIYDRYVVPGTEHFYYGAGVEYFPIKNSNDLRIHAVWSSNNDQVQYQTFNVGVRWQMDVLKKN, encoded by the coding sequence ATGAGACGAGTTGTTGCTGCAATATTATTTGCATTTCTTTTTTTACCAAACATCCTTCTGGCGCAGGATGCATTCCCTACTGTTCGATTGAAATTCGATACCCGGTTTGACTTTACCGCTAAAGTTCCATCGCAGGATAGCTTATCCGCCTTGTCGAGTTTTGATGGTAAGTATTTAAATATCATACTTCAAGGAGAAATCACTAAAAAATTCTCTTACAACTATCGCCAACGAATGATTTTGGACAGCAAGCCTACTTACCAGAGTTTCTTTAATGCAACAGATTGGCTATTCCTTACCTATAAAATAAACAAAAACTTCTCAGTCTCCGGGGGGAAACAAGTGGTTGCCATTGGTGGCTTCGAATATGATTCTGCACCGATTGATTTGTACTTCTGGTCAACGTTTTGGAACAATGTTACCTGCTATCAAATTGGAGGTACGGTAAACTATAAAACGACGGATGATAAACACACCATCGGGTTTCAAATCACGAATTCGCCTTTTACAGCAGAAACATTGCAAAGTCTCTATTCCTACAACCTGATATGGTACGGAACTTTTAACCGATTTAATACTATTTATTCTCTCAATAGAATAGAGGTGGAAAAGGGGCATTACATCAACTACATTACTTTAGGAAATAGATTCAGCGTAAGAAACTTTTCTGTTGAAGTTGACCTAATGGACAGATTCTCGGATCACCAGAAGAATTTGTTGTCGGATTATTCTGTTATTGGCAATTTCAAATGTTCTGTAAAGAACAAAATAAAAGTATTTGTAAAAGCAGGATATGATGAAAATAACGCGCAAAAGCCAACCGACCCTTTTATTTACGATCGTTATGTTGTGCCCGGCACGGAGCATTTTTACTATGGGGCAGGGGTGGAGTACTTTCCTATAAAAAACAGTAACGATCTGCGAATACATGCTGTTTGGTCTTCAAATAACGACCAGGTGCAATACCAAACATTTAATGTTGGTGTTCGTTGGCAAATGGATGTTTTGAAAAAAAATTAA
- a CDS encoding nucleoside recognition domain-containing protein, whose protein sequence is MEKKPLKFTTKRRTEAGVFLIIFFGTFTFIGSRMGLPNMLNTIMQTSYSLLIDTVFYIMAITVLSGALGKLLTEFGVVRLLEVILKPLMKPLYNLPGVAALGGLLTFLSDNPAIISLAKDQNFNRYFKKYQLISLTNFGTAFGMGLVVIIFMAGRGFGSAAVVGLAGAVIGSIISTRLMQRFTVKQFPELETEQVEGGDEQKISFKSEGSVFLRGLNAILDGGKTGVDLGLAIIPGVLIISTFVMILTFGPSPEGFTGKAYEGIALLPYLAQKVNFVFVWLFGFQHPELIAFPITSLGAVGAALGLIPKFQNAGLLDGNAIAVFTAMGMCWSGFLSTHTAMLDSLGYRKLTGKALLSHTIGGLFAGISAHWLFYLLGLLF, encoded by the coding sequence ATGGAAAAGAAACCATTGAAATTTACGACTAAACGAAGAACAGAGGCTGGCGTATTCTTAATCATATTCTTCGGAACCTTCACGTTCATTGGGAGTAGGATGGGTTTGCCAAACATGCTTAATACCATTATGCAAACCTCCTATAGCTTACTAATCGACACTGTTTTTTACATCATGGCCATAACAGTGCTATCGGGGGCTTTGGGAAAACTCTTAACAGAATTCGGAGTAGTGCGCCTGCTCGAAGTGATATTAAAACCATTGATGAAACCGCTTTACAATCTGCCGGGAGTTGCAGCATTGGGCGGATTATTAACATTTTTATCAGACAATCCTGCAATTATTAGCCTGGCTAAAGACCAAAACTTCAATCGATATTTCAAAAAATACCAATTAATATCCCTCACCAACTTTGGGACTGCGTTCGGAATGGGATTGGTTGTGATAATTTTTATGGCTGGCAGGGGCTTTGGTTCTGCCGCTGTTGTCGGATTAGCAGGAGCTGTTATTGGCAGCATTATTTCGACAAGATTAATGCAAAGGTTTACCGTTAAACAGTTCCCTGAATTGGAAACGGAACAAGTTGAAGGTGGAGATGAGCAGAAGATTTCTTTTAAATCCGAAGGCAGTGTTTTTTTAAGGGGATTAAACGCAATACTCGACGGAGGAAAAACGGGTGTAGATCTTGGGCTTGCTATTATTCCAGGAGTACTTATTATCTCAACATTTGTAATGATACTTACCTTTGGCCCCAGCCCTGAAGGTTTTACAGGAAAAGCATACGAGGGGATAGCCCTGCTTCCCTATCTTGCTCAAAAAGTTAATTTTGTATTTGTTTGGTTATTCGGATTTCAGCATCCAGAGTTAATAGCCTTCCCAATAACCTCTCTCGGAGCGGTTGGTGCTGCACTTGGTTTGATTCCAAAATTTCAAAATGCCGGTTTACTTGATGGCAACGCTATAGCAGTATTTACTGCAATGGGAATGTGTTGGAGTGGATTCTTAAGCACCCACACGGCAATGCTCGATTCGCTGGGATACAGAAAACTTACAGGAAAAGCCCTTCTTTCGCACACCATAGGCGGACTTTTTGCCGGAATATCAGCACACTGGCTCTTTTACCTATTAGGCCTGTTATTTTAA
- a CDS encoding GMC family oxidoreductase N-terminal domain-containing protein yields MKKTVFKDGYDVVIAGGGPCGCVLAKDLSKAGKKVLLIEQGGNSLKGIGTSKGMLNGEHMTSDKGKTWSMSIEGNGIVLGKGIGGGSYLYAGIAVFPDFSAWEDQGMDLKPYLDAAKKESWVSETPDEFIGPINRRMMESANELGYPFVKSHRHINFEKCKYACTTAPMGCAFGAKWMGYYAAQEAVEYGAELQLHTKVDRVIVENGKAVGFYARGEKDDQLYEIRGKMIICSAGGVGTASILQHSGITHAGIRMFGDPSFSSWALLPEDSKDPGTNYEHGTSVGFVDDEHGCLFQSDLAWGRGFWAMYQIMNRGVKPAIQAYKLHKRKVGIFNKIHDEGVGRIAWDRKVSKTLTPLDEQHMNYCRYVNEKILYKMGCEPGSAHHVGMSHHQGGVTFGHPGGSCPVGLVLDNTLESPIPNLFACDISVIPGAPSRPPTLTLVTLSKWFVPRVLARLNNTSVEVENKHVLGEKAIA; encoded by the coding sequence ATGAAGAAAACGGTATTTAAGGACGGCTATGATGTAGTTATCGCCGGTGGCGGACCCTGTGGATGTGTTCTGGCAAAAGACCTCTCCAAGGCAGGCAAAAAAGTGCTTCTCATTGAGCAGGGCGGCAACTCGCTCAAAGGCATTGGCACCTCAAAGGGAATGCTTAACGGCGAACACATGACATCGGACAAAGGCAAAACCTGGTCGATGAGTATTGAGGGCAACGGTATCGTTCTGGGTAAGGGCATCGGCGGAGGCTCATACCTCTACGCAGGTATCGCAGTCTTTCCTGATTTTTCTGCCTGGGAGGATCAAGGCATGGATCTCAAACCCTATCTTGATGCTGCAAAGAAAGAGAGTTGGGTGAGTGAAACACCTGACGAGTTTATAGGCCCCATCAATAGACGGATGATGGAAAGCGCCAATGAGCTTGGCTATCCCTTTGTGAAATCCCATCGGCACATAAACTTTGAAAAGTGTAAGTATGCTTGTACAACAGCCCCCATGGGTTGTGCCTTTGGCGCAAAGTGGATGGGCTATTATGCTGCCCAGGAAGCCGTGGAATACGGTGCTGAACTGCAATTACATACCAAGGTGGACAGAGTAATTGTAGAGAACGGAAAAGCTGTTGGATTCTATGCCAGGGGTGAAAAAGACGACCAACTCTACGAGATTCGCGGTAAAATGATCATCTGCTCCGCTGGCGGCGTTGGTACGGCGAGTATTCTGCAGCATTCCGGAATTACCCATGCCGGAATACGCATGTTCGGAGACCCGAGTTTTTCATCATGGGCTCTTTTGCCCGAAGACAGCAAGGACCCTGGAACCAACTATGAGCACGGAACTTCGGTAGGGTTCGTTGATGATGAGCACGGCTGCCTTTTTCAATCGGACCTGGCCTGGGGACGCGGGTTCTGGGCTATGTATCAGATTATGAATCGCGGAGTAAAGCCTGCCATTCAAGCTTACAAACTGCATAAGCGCAAGGTAGGCATCTTCAACAAGATCCACGACGAAGGAGTTGGGCGGATAGCCTGGGACCGCAAGGTTTCCAAAACGCTTACCCCGCTCGATGAGCAGCATATGAACTACTGCAGATATGTGAATGAGAAGATACTTTATAAGATGGGATGTGAGCCTGGCTCCGCTCATCATGTCGGAATGAGCCACCACCAAGGCGGGGTAACCTTTGGTCATCCGGGCGGATCGTGTCCGGTAGGACTGGTTCTGGATAACACCCTTGAATCCCCAATTCCAAATCTCTTTGCCTGCGACATAAGCGTTATTCCCGGTGCGCCTTCAAGGCCTCCTACTTTAACCCTTGTAACCCTCTCCAAATGGTTTGTGCCCCGAGTATTGGCCAGACTCAATAATACCAGTGTAGAAGTAGAAAATAAGCATGTCTTAGGTGAAAAAGCCATAGCCTGA